The following DNA comes from Haloarchaeobius salinus.
CGCGACACCATGCTCACGTTCCTGTTCGCCGGCCACGAGACCACCTCGCTGGCGCTGACGTACACCACCTACCTCCTCGCCGAGCACCCCGACGTGGCCGACCGACTGCACCGCGAGGTCGACGCGGCCGTCGACGGCGACCGCCCGGGCACGTTCGACGTGTTCGGCCTGGAGTACCTCGACCGCGTCTGCACGGAGTCGATGCGGCTCTACCCGCCGGCCTACGTCGTCTTCCGCGAGGCCCGCGAGGACGTCGAACTGGGCGGCTACGAGCTCCCCGCTGACACCAAGCTGACCCTCCCACAGTTCCGCATCCACCGCGACGAACGCTGGTACGACGACCCCGGCGAGTTCCGGCCCGACCGCTGGACCGACGAGTTCGAGGACTCCCTGCCGGAGTACGCCTACTTCCCGTTCGGTGGCGGCCCACGGCACTGCATCGGGATGCGGTTCGCCATGCTCGAACTGAAACTCGTGCTCGCGACGCTGGTCCGCGACTGTCGGTTCGAGCATGTCGGCGACGAGCCGCCGGAGCCGCGGATGGCCGCGACCTACCAGCCCGAGGAGGACGTCCGGCTCCGGGTGACGAAGCGGTAGGGGGCCGCCGGACGTTCGAGTGGGGGCGGCCCACGGGCGGCTCTCACCCGAACGCCGCGTCCACGAGCCCACGCTCGGCCTTCCGAAGCAACGTCGACGCGGCGCTCTCGGAACAGCCCAGCTCACCAGCGACATCCGCGAGCGACGCTTCCCGGGGCACCTCGTAGTACCCAAGTTCCCGTCCGACGGCGAGCGCCTCGAGCTGGCGAGCCGTCACCCGACCGGCGAGCGCCCCGCCGATGCCCCGCGGCTCGCCGACGCGTTCGATCTCCACCCCCACGAACTCGGGGACGCCGTCCACGACGCCGCGAAGTGCGTCCGGGTCGCCCAGCACGGTCAGCTGGACCGAGCCGTGGGGGTCGAACACGACCGGCGGGACGACGACGATGTCCTGTGCCTCGAGCGGCGACCGCCAGGCCGTCGTCTCCGAGCCGATGGCCAACTCGACGTAGGCGTAGAACGTGTCGCCGTCGACGGGGACGAGCTCGAAGTCGAGGACCGCGTCGAGCTCGGCGAGGGCGTCGCGGGTGGCGTCGAGGTCGCCGACGACGAGCGCGAGGAAGTAGTCGACGCCGCGGTCCTCGTCGGTGTGCCAGGCGAGCAGCTCCTCGCGGACGAAGTCATCGCCGAGGTCGAACCACTCCGGGGCGGGCAGCCGGACCTCGTCGGGGAGGTGCAGGGTCACGTCGAGCGACTGCATAGCGGTACGCCGAACGCGAGTATTTAAAAAGGTTCAGTGGTTCGGCCGAAGGCCCAGGCGAGAGGACCATCGACGAACACCTATGGGCGAGACGAACCAGCGACACGTGCAGTCGGACGGGGACGACGAAGGGTCTGCGGTGGCCGCCGAGACACCGCCGGGGCCTGACGGGCTGCCGCTACTCGGGAAGACGATGTCGTTCTTCCGGGGCGGCCTCGACTGGGGGACCGAACTCCGCGACGAGTACGGCGACGTGGTGGCGTTCGACGCGCTGGGCCGGGAGTTCGTCGCGGTGTACGACCCCGAACTCGTCGAGGAGGTGCTCGTCGCGCGGAACGACGAGTTCCGGAAGGGCGAGTTCGAAACCGCCGCCGGCGACGCCATCGCCCCTGGAGGGCTGGTGTTCACCGAGGGCGAGCTGTGGCGGCGCGACCGACGGCTGCTCCAGCCCGCGTTCACGCCGGACCGCATCCGGTCGTTCGCCGACGTGATGGTTGACACGACCGCCGGGGCCGTCGACCGCTGGGACGACGGCGCGACGGTCGACCTCGGTGCGGTCTGCCCGCGGCTCACGCTCGACGTGCTGACGCGGACGCTGCTCGACGTCGAGCTCGACGGCGCGGACGGCGACGTCGTCCGCGAGGCGGCCGACGCCATCACCGACCGGGCCAGCGCGGGCACGCTGGCGACGCCCGACTGGCTGCCGACGCCGAACAAGCGGCGGTACCGGCGCGCACGGAGCGAGCTCGACGACCTGCTCGTGGAGCTCGTCGCGGAGCGGCGTGCCGACGGCGCGGGCGACCACGACGACCTGCTCGCGACGCTGCTCGACGCGGAGTACCCCGACGGCTCCCTGATGGACGAGCAGCGGCTCCGCGACCAGCTCGTCACCTTCCTGTTCGCCGGCCACGAGACCACGTCGCTGGCGCTCACCTTCGCGCTCTGGCTGGTCGCCGGCGACGACGAGGTCCGGCGGGGGCTCGACGACGAGTTCGAACGGGTCCTCGGCGACGCGGACCCGACGTTCGCCGACCTCCCCGAACTCGAACTGACCGACGCGGTCGTCAGCGAGGCGCTCCGGCTCTATCCGCCGGTGTACCTGCTCTACCGCCAGCCCGTCGCTGACACGACCCTCGGTGGCTACGCGGTGCCCGAGGAGGCGACGCTGCTGCTCGGAACCTACGCCGTCCACCACGACCCGCGCTGGTGGGACGACCCCGAGGCGTTCCGGCCGTCCCGCTGGCTCGACGACGACGCCGACCGCCCCGAGTACGCCTACTTCCCGTTCGGCGGCGGCCCCAGACACTGCATCGGGATGCGCTTCGCCCGGATGGAGCTGCGGCTCGCGCTGGCAACCATCCTTCAGCGGTGCCGATTCGAGCGCGTGAGCGACGAGCTGGACGTCGAGCCGGGCGCGACGCTCGACGTCGGGACTGTCGAGTTGCGCGTCGAGAAACGGTGAGGCGGCAGTCGCGACCGCTCAGAACCGGTCCGTGCGCCCGGACGCCGCCCAGGCGTCCGTCGGCGCGCCGTCCGGGACGCGTCGCGACTGCCCGCGGGTGCTCCGGAGCCGGCCCGCGAACGACCACTTCTTGCCCGACCACGCCT
Coding sequences within:
- a CDS encoding helix-turn-helix domain-containing protein translates to MQSLDVTLHLPDEVRLPAPEWFDLGDDFVREELLAWHTDEDRGVDYFLALVVGDLDATRDALAELDAVLDFELVPVDGDTFYAYVELAIGSETTAWRSPLEAQDIVVVPPVVFDPHGSVQLTVLGDPDALRGVVDGVPEFVGVEIERVGEPRGIGGALAGRVTARQLEALAVGRELGYYEVPREASLADVAGELGCSESAASTLLRKAERGLVDAAFG
- a CDS encoding cytochrome P450 codes for the protein MGETNQRHVQSDGDDEGSAVAAETPPGPDGLPLLGKTMSFFRGGLDWGTELRDEYGDVVAFDALGREFVAVYDPELVEEVLVARNDEFRKGEFETAAGDAIAPGGLVFTEGELWRRDRRLLQPAFTPDRIRSFADVMVDTTAGAVDRWDDGATVDLGAVCPRLTLDVLTRTLLDVELDGADGDVVREAADAITDRASAGTLATPDWLPTPNKRRYRRARSELDDLLVELVAERRADGAGDHDDLLATLLDAEYPDGSLMDEQRLRDQLVTFLFAGHETTSLALTFALWLVAGDDEVRRGLDDEFERVLGDADPTFADLPELELTDAVVSEALRLYPPVYLLYRQPVADTTLGGYAVPEEATLLLGTYAVHHDPRWWDDPEAFRPSRWLDDDADRPEYAYFPFGGGPRHCIGMRFARMELRLALATILQRCRFERVSDELDVEPGATLDVGTVELRVEKR